AAACCAACAAACAAAAGAGAGTGAGAATGCAACCAAAGGAATCACCACCAATTGTACCCTCCATAATATGAGTTTGAGCTCCCGTATGATTGGTCCTGAGTTGGGTATTGATCGTAGTTTGGTGGATTATCCCATGTACTTTGCtcgcttgtgaaatgtcccgttcatattgattataaacgttccatattaattgatttcgttgcgaggttttgacctctatatgagacatttttcaaagactgcattcgtttttaaaacaaaccataacctttattttatcaacaaggttaacaagacaccacttagattattcagaaatgataatctaacaaatatcacacttacacactaccaatacatattggtttacaaatattaatatgttacaacaaaataaatctcgaatgcagttttaaacaatattatacaagcatgctgacaccaaatcttgtccatataatagcatgtaacagcggaagctcttaataatcacctaagaataaacatgctttaaacgtcaacaaaaatgttggtgagttataggtttaacctatatttatcaaatcgtaataatagaccacaagatttcatatttcaatatacatcccatacatagagataaaaatcattcacatggtgaacacctggtaaccgaccttaacaagatgcatatagaatatcccctatcatttcgggactcccttcggacatgatgaattcgaagtactaaagcatccggtactttggatggggctcgttgggcccaatagatctatctttaggattcgcgtcaattagggtgtctgttccctaattcttagattaccagactaaaaaatggcatattcggtttaataatccagcaatagaatgtagtttcatttaattgtgtctattttataaaactgcatgtattctcatcctaaaatattagattttaaaagtgggactataactcactttcatagatttttacttcgtcgggaagtaagacttggtcactggtcgattcacgaacctataacaaatatgtacatatatatcaaagtatgttcaaaatatatttacaacatttttaatacgttttgctgttttaagtttattaagtcagttatcctcgttagtaacctacaactagttgtccacagttagatgtacagaaaataaaacaatatatattatcttgaatcaatccacgacctcgtgtatataagcctcaggctagatcacaactcaaagtatatataatattttggaatcaacctcaaccctgtatagctaactccaacattactgcatatagagtgtctatggttgttccgaaatatatatatagatgggtcgatatgatatgtcaaaacattgtattcgtgtctatggtatcccaagctaacataatatattagaatacatgtataatacaatatgagttatctaggatatgattaatatagatttgttaccaattttcacgtagctacaacaagaaaaattatccaatcatgttttacccataacttcttcgttttaaatccgttttgagtgtttcaagttgctatggtttcatattgaacttaagtttatgaatctaaacagaaaaaagtataagtttatagtcagaaatacaggttacaagtcatttttgtaaatgtagtcatttcagtcgaaagaacgacgtctagatgaccattttggaaaacatacttccactttgagtttaaccatgatttttggatatagtttcatgttcataagaaaaatcatttttccagaagagcaacttttaaatcaaagtttatcatagtttttaattaactaacccaaaacagcccgcggtgttactacgacggcgtatatccgattttacggtgtttttcgtgtttctaggttttaaatcattaatttagcatatcatatagatatagaacatgtgtttagttgattttaaaagtcaagttagaaggattaactttatttgcgaacaagtttagaattaactaaactatgttctagtgattacaagtttaaatcttcgaataagatagttttatatgtatgaatcgaatgatgttatgaacatcattactaccttaattttagtaggtaaacctactggaaatgagaaaaatagatctagcttcaaaggatgcttggatggcttgaaagttcttgaagcagaatcatgacacgaaaacaagttcaagtaagatttccactcgaaataagattgttatagttatagaaattgaatcaaagtttgaatatgagtattaccttgtattagaaagatatattactgtaaataagaaagatttcttgaggttggatgatcactttacaagattggaagtaagctagcaaacttggaagtattcttgattttatgaaactagaacttatagaatttatgaagaatacttagaacttgaagatagaacttgagagaaatcaattagatgaagaaaattgaagaatgaaagtgtttataggtgtttttggtcgttggtatatggattagatataaaggatgtgtaattttgtttacttgtaaataagtcatgaatgattactaatatttttataattttatgagatatttcatgctagttgccaactgatagttcctacatgtgttaggtgactcacaagggctgctaagagctaatcattggagtgtatataccaatagtaaatacatttagaagctgggtattgtacgagtacgaatacgagtgcatacgagtagaattgttgatgaaaatgaatgaggatgtaattgtaagcatttttgttaagtagaagtactttgataagtgtcttgaagtctttcaaaattgtatgaatacatattaaaacactacatgtatatacattttaactgagtcgttaagtcatcgttagtcgttacatgtaagtgttgttttgaaacctttaggttaacgatcttgttaaatgttgttaacctattgtttactatatctaaatagatgttaaattattacattatcatgatattatgatgtattaatatatcttaatatgatatatatacaattaaatgtcgttacaacgataatcgttacatatatgcctcgtttcgaaatccttaagttattagtcttgtttttacatatgtagttcattgttaatatacttaatgatatatttacttatcataataccatgttaactatatatatatatatatatatatatatatatatatatatatatatatatatatatatatatatatatatatatatatatatatatatatatccatatatatgacatcatatagtttttacaagttttaacattcgtgaatcaccggtcaacttgggtggtcaattgtctatatgaaacctatttcaattaatcaagtcttaacaagtttgattgcttaacatgttggaaacacttaatcatgtaaataacaatttcatttaatatatataaatatggaaaagttcgggtcactacagcttgtACCTTGCTCGCTTGATTGTTGTTGTTCTCCCCTCATCCTAGCAAAGTACTCAAACTCTTGAGCTCGCCTTAGTGCCTCGTTTACATCATAGTCGATTAGTGGTTGGGATCTAGGTTTATTGTAATCATACATGTTAATGGTGGGATCAAATGGCCTCGGGGAAGTTGGGTCCGCTTGGTGAAGTTGGCTGCAATGAGCTTCCCATTGAGTATGTGCCCATGGGGCCGAGAAGTAGTAGCGTGCTTTGTATTCTTGGTTTGCTTGGTTAATATTAATTTGATTAAATCGACTTTCAAGCCAAGCTTGGTCATACCCACTCGGAGCACTACTCCCCGCTCCTTGTGCTCCACAACTTCCTTCAACATTACCCGTTTCATATCCCAATATCATTCAGATCAAACCACCTCCTCATTTGTTTGTTCACATCCCTCTTGAGAATATTACCGCCCTTAAAGTCAGCATACCCAAATTTGGCCATTTCATAGGCCGTGAACCTTGAAACATCAATTCCCAAATACTTGGCTATCCTTGTAACAAAAACACCACCCACAGTACCTCTCTTCCCTTTTGTCCCAGTCTTGTCGAAAAGATAGTCAGTAATAAGATGAGGGACATGGACATTCACCTGATTTGAGATTCGATTAGTGAGCCAAATGTCCAAGTAGGACATCTTCTCATTGCTATGGAAATGGTAGTTGACCGCATTCGCAATGAATCGGGCTATGATTCGAAGGTTATGTGTCCTAAGGGTGTTGGCTACGGTTTTACCCGGGCAGAAAGGCCCAATGCTCATTTCATGCCAAACGGCGGGAAAGTTAAACTCTTCCGTGTTGGTAGTGGGGATTCAGCAACTCAAAAGATAGTCCCAAAGGGCATTGGTGTTGTTCCTAAACTCTGTGTAAATCCCTAAGGCCCTGATAAGTTGGAGCATGCTCATTTTTCGTTGTTGGCCGCCCAGGTTAAAGGTCATGTATTCTATGTCAGTAATTGTTTCTACCCTGAAATTGACAATAAGGGTGGAAGTGAATTCCAAGATTGGGACGATGTAAATGGGCTCATTATACCTAAAGAATGGAACCCAAGGGTTGATTTTCCTATTCTCATATGGAGCATTAAAAAGTCCCTCAGCCTCAGCAGTCATACTGGCCTCATCAAGAAGAGACCAGTCAATGGTTTTCCCCAAATAGAACTTTTCCTTGAGCCTAAGCTCTAAGCCATCTCTAAAACGTGGGTTCAGCAAAATCTGTTGTAACCACGGGTCAGATGAAAGTCTTTGGATATCCTCTAAGATTTGTGGCATTTCCTCATCTTCAACCTCAACATCTTGTTGAGCTGGGCGTTTACCTCTACCCTTAACTCCAATACTCTTTTGTCTTTTTGCTCAGCTTGCCGAGCCACCATGTGACTTTGTTGGTACGTTAGTCTATAAAACAAGACAAAAAGATAAAAACATTGTGGAGAGATAAAAGTTAGCACATAAACAATTCACTTTCAAAGTTTAATCATAATTTCCAAGTTGATTTCAAAGATTCACAATTAATTTCATCATGCAAAACATGTTCGTGTATATCATACATGAATAAAACAATTGCATTTAGACATGGTCAATATGTGAAATCAAACAAGACAAACAATTTGGTGAAATTTCAAGCTTTACACAAAGTTGCAACATTTAGCTCATGCAAGTGATTATAAATCATAAGTAGTATCATAAGCTAAACATGCATTATACTCAACTAGTAAGCTtatcttggtcaaacatggtcaacatgaagCAATTTGCAAAAAGTCAACACTAGTCAAAGCCTAATTAGTTCGAAAATTCAACTAAGACAAGAGCATTCATCAAATTATATCAATTCTTCATGTTATAGTATAAATATACCGCAAACAAGCACATTATCACTAATCACATTGCTCAAATTGGTCAAACTCATTAAAAACCCTATCTTATGAACCctaattatcatacaagcatgaaagatGGATTCAAAGCAAGATAATCATGGTAGACTAACAATTAAGCATCAACAATAACAATTAACACTCCAATTTGGCTCAAAATCAAAAACTCCCCAAATTGGATGAACCCTAGAATTTTAAAGTTGAAATCTATGTAACAAAGCATGTAAATCATGTTAATAAACATCAATGTAGTTAGATTCATCAACaatttgaccattaacatcataaaTCAAGCATAATCTACGAATTAAGCATAAAGAGAAAAATGGTAAAAATCAATCAAATCGTGTTAAAGAGTGAATTAAAATGATGGATTCTTACTTTTCCCATGTTAGATAGTGAAGATATGCAAGAAAATTGAAGAGTTTAAAGTCTTGAGTCGATTTAGGTCGATTAGGGCTATAGATACGCCGCTATTAGAGAGGAAATCGAAGTTGGGTGtgaaaaaatgaatttttggtcgTGCAGAATTCTTAAGTAGCAGATGCAAAAGCGCCGCTTTTCAAACAGGAGCGCCGCTCCTGACCAAAACAGAAGCGTCGCTTTTGAAAGAAAAGTGTTGCTCTATGCGAACTAAAAGTGCCGCTTTTGAAAACAAAAGCGCCGTTCTTGGCTACTGCTCATTTTTGACACAAAATTGCAGGTTAAAGCGTCGTTCTTGTGAAAGAAGCGTCGCTCTTGCAAATGAAAAGCGCCGCTCCTGGGACAAAAGCACCGCTTTTGTACCTAATTGCAGTTTTTCCAAATTTAAGTCCgttttgacccattcacaaactaTTTTTGACGTTTTCTGGTTTACCCATATGCATGCAATACAAAAAACATAAAAATGCAACTAAGAAAAGCAATATCATACAATTCTAAATGGAATGCAATTAAAAGAAATTATATACACAAATGTGGAAAGTTTTTAACAAGCCTATCACCCGACTCCCATCCCCTTGAGATTTCAACTAATCCCGGGGTGGTAAACCTCCTTTCCCTTTGAACTAAGGGAAACATTTTCGTTACCACCACCACTTAACATTGACATTAATCAATCATTCATTACCTTAGTTTCATTGATTAACTCCTTAAGTTTTACTTTCTCATGTTTTGACAAATTTGACACTAGgtgttttctcaaatgttcatccttTTTGGATGAAGCCCGATGCACCAGCCCAAATAACTTTCACATAGACTTGTCAACAATGTCGTTTTGATTTTTGGCTTTACCTTGAATTCCCTTGGTTAATCCCCCACTACCTTTAATTGGTGAATCTACTTGCCTTGTGCTTGCAACGCATTGCATACTAGCAACAACTTGTGGTGTGGTCAATGGCATTGATGGTGTTTTAACACGTTTGGTTTTTATGCTCATGCATTTCCCTTTATCCCGAAGAGTCAATTTCACGATCCTAAGTCAAAGAAAGAGCCCACGGTTGCCAAAAATGGCCTTCCCAAAACAAGGGGTACAACCGGGTCTTCCTTTATATCAACGATAATAAAGTCAAAGGGAAACTCCATGTCCCCCACCTTAACAATTAAGTCTTCAGTGATCCCCATACTAGAGTTAATTGATTGATCAATTAATTTGACTCCCATTGTAGTGGGTGAAAGATCACCTAGGCCTAGCCTTTTGTAAACGAAATAGGGCATGAAGTTGATACTTGCTCCCGAATCGGCTAAAGATGTGAGCATCTCCGAACCGTTTACATTGCATGGGATAAGGAAAGGTCCAGGATCACCCATCTTTGATGGTAGGTTACATTTCTTTAAAATTCCATCACACTCCTTTTTCATGAAAGCGGTGGATGCTTGCTCAACATCTCCCTTTTTGGCCatgagtgtcttcaaaaatttcccatagttgggcatattctcaagcacctcctccaaggggagtttaacataaatattttcATTTTCGGATAAAGTTGACTTACAATCCACATCATTTAGATGTGTAGGATATAGTGATTGAAGATGTGAGACCGGTGTCTCATTTTTCTCCTTAGTTGATGTGGTAGAAACCTCGACCTCGTCCTTTTGCGCCTTCGTATTCAATAAATTTCGACCTTTTGTTCTTTATCAACCTTTCCCAATTGAATTTGCCCAAAATCACCCTTTAACTCTTTGCATGTTAACTCGGTAGTCTCCATGGACATTACACTTTTAACTTGGTAGGGAATGAATGTTGCATCGTCCAAATCTTTCGAAAACTTGAATACCCCATAGTCGATAGTATCAATTTCTAACGCTTCATCAAAATCAAACTTGTCTCCTTCAATATTGAACTTGAAAGCTTGAGGATATTCGGATTGATCTTCTTCGGTTGAATCAATCGAGTTCACTTGAGCATAAGTATTGGTGGGATTTGACGAACTCGCTTGATTTTGGATTGGATTGGTAGTGTTGCCCTCGATAGGAATAACACTCGTATTATTTTAGTGGTTTTGTTAGTTGTTTCGGTTGTTGTTGTAATTATTCGGATTGACTTGAgtgtttgaaggtaaagttccttgTGGTCTTTCGGCAACTTGATTTGAAATTCTTCCAAAGGTGctctcaaggttttggaatgaAGCTTGTTGGTTTCGGAGTTGTTGCTTCAAGAGCTCATTCTCTTTCATTAAAAAAGCTTCGATTGATTCTACCTTCTTGATGTAGTTTTGCATGATATCTTCTAAGCTCTTCGAAGGTTGGAATTGTTGAttgttttgttgaggttgttgattgtaacaTTGGTTATTTTGttgttgactataaccttggttgttttgataatttgCATTTGCTTGATTGTGGTAAGGTtggttgttgtaaggttgttggttttggtattggaagttgttgtttcggttttggttatagttgttgtaaccttgatttcggttttggttcgtgaatccgggtggtgtattggtttggttggtgaatgatacttgtttttgattaggattgtagtagctttggttagatgttcctccccgttggtagttttgattactcacatagttcacatgagcatccgaattcatgggaatatcatctagatcaacatgattgcattgagtaatttgaggGCAATTCTTTATGAGATGTGGACCCTCGCATcgttgacaacctacttgcattgcaactaccgtttgttgaatcttcttcaattcttttccaaatgtttgaaattgattgttcaagcttgcaagCGTCACTTGCCCATTTTCACTCTCGACTTGTGTTACATTCGTCCTTGCTAAATCTcgcggtgaaggtgcccattcataaGTGTTGACCGAGATATCTTCTAGCATAATTACAGCCAcatttggtgatttgtacataaataccccaccgaatgaagaatgaagatatcGCTTCGTTAACATATTACAACCTCGATAGAATGTGTTGATATACTCTTTCTTCGTCAAACCATGCGGTAGGCAAGCtcttagttgtagtgacccgaacttttccatgtttatatatattaattgagattgatatttacatgattaaatgtttccaacatgttaagcaatcaaacttgttaagacttgattaattgaaatatgtttcatatagacaattgaccacccaagttgaccggcgattcacgaacgttaaaacttgtaaaaacgacatgacgatatatatatggatatacatatggttaacatgagattatgataagtaagtatctccataagtatattaacaatgagttatatacatataaacaagactactaacttaaggatttcgaaacgagacatatatgtaacgattatcgttgtaacgacatttaaatgtatatatatcatattaagatatattaatatatcataatatcatgataatataataatttaacatctcattagatataataaacaatgggttaacaagattaattgagatcgttaacttaaaggtttcaaaacaacacttacatgtaacgactaacgatgacttaacgactcagttaaaatgtatatacatgtagtgtatttagatgtattaaaatacttttggaagacttcaagacatatatcaaaacactcatacttaacgaaaatggttacagttactttcccattcttttctttcatcaagaattctagtcgtattcttacccgtattatacacagcttcaaaacgtacttactatgggtatataccaataggaactagcatgggattccactcttgattatgtcatgtatgactaatcaattttaacttctaccatgagctagtcaactaactagaactccttttaaccccactcaccactcaccaattaccactcatcattcactccatttcacttccaattctcttgctaattctctctcaacacacacacactattatgaacgtatttttctagtagttaatcatcatattcatcaaaaatcacttcaagaatcaagctataatcatcataggaagaacacttcaagaacacttcaaaaatcccttcaagtttactaatttacttccaagctttctaatccattctaagtaatcatctaagatcaagaaacctttgttatatatagtaggttatctttcttattcaaggtaatattcatattcaaactttgattcaatttctataactataaactatcttaattcgagtaaaaatcttacttgaacttgtttttgtgtcatgatcctacttcaagaactttcaagccatccaagatcctttgaagctagatcatttcttgtcacttccagtaggtttacctactaaacttgag
This genomic window from Rutidosis leptorrhynchoides isolate AG116_Rl617_1_P2 chromosome 2, CSIRO_AGI_Rlap_v1, whole genome shotgun sequence contains:
- the LOC139889547 gene encoding uncharacterized protein, with the protein product MAKKGDVEQASTAFMKKECDGILKKCNLPSKMGDPGPFLIPCNVNGSEMLTSLADSGASINFMPYFVYKRLGLGDLSPTTMGVKLIDQSINSSMGITEDLIVKVGDMEFPFDFIIVDIKEDPVVPLVLGRPFLATVGSFFDLGS